Proteins encoded by one window of uncultured Ilyobacter sp.:
- a CDS encoding 4Fe-4S binding protein, whose protein sequence is MAYRINQSECIACGACEPVCPVSCISEVVDGKREIDESACIDCGACAGVCPVECIAIAE, encoded by the coding sequence ATGGCTTATAGAATCAATCAAAGTGAATGTATAGCTTGTGGTGCGTGTGAACCGGTTTGTCCAGTTAGCTGCATCTCAGAAGTGGTAGACGGTAAAAGAGAGATAGATGAATCGGCATGCATAGACTGCGGTGCCTGTGCTGGAGTATGTCCTGTAGAGTGTATAGCTATAGCGGAGTAA
- a CDS encoding desulfoferrodoxin: MAKLLEVYKCDLCENIVEVFHGGAGELVCCGEAMKYQEEKTADGSKEKHVPFVEKIEGGFKVRIGEGAEHPMTAEHYIEWIEIIADNKVYRQNLKPGEKPEAVFMIDAEKVVAREYCNIHGHWKN, from the coding sequence ATGGCAAAATTATTGGAAGTTTACAAATGTGATCTATGCGAAAATATTGTAGAGGTTTTTCATGGGGGAGCCGGAGAATTAGTTTGTTGTGGCGAGGCTATGAAATACCAGGAGGAAAAAACTGCAGACGGGTCTAAGGAAAAGCACGTTCCTTTCGTGGAAAAAATTGAGGGTGGATTCAAGGTTCGTATAGGGGAAGGAGCAGAGCATCCTATGACTGCAGAGCACTATATTGAATGGATAGAAATTATAGCTGACAATAAAGTTTACAGACAGAACTTAAAACCTGGAGAAAAACCAGAAGCTGTATTTATGATAGATGCAGAGAAAGTTGTCGCAAGAGAATATTGCAATATTCATGGTCACTGGAAAAACTAA
- a CDS encoding cupin domain-containing protein: MNKTLKVENLGQMINYQDGSVVSKILIGKKNGTVTLFSFDEGQVLSEHTAPFDAMVEILDGKALITVSGIEYILEKGDMLIMPADEPHALKAEERFKMLLTMIKS, from the coding sequence ATGAATAAAACTTTAAAAGTAGAAAACCTAGGTCAAATGATAAATTACCAAGATGGTTCAGTTGTAAGTAAGATACTCATCGGTAAAAAAAACGGGACGGTAACACTTTTTTCATTTGATGAGGGACAGGTTCTCAGTGAACATACTGCACCCTTTGATGCAATGGTTGAGATATTAGACGGTAAGGCTCTTATAACAGTTTCAGGAATAGAATACATACTAGAGAAAGGTGATATGCTCATAATGCCTGCAGATGAACCTCACGCTCTGAAAGCAGAGGAAAGATTTAAGATGCTTCTTACAATGATCAAGTCGTAA
- a CDS encoding ZIP family metal transporter, which produces MENTFWIGFFWSLFATIVTSAGIYTIRKFADWGKNNTTYFICFAVGVLISSSFLHIIPKSFSMNPQAPKYLLGGFFGLYMFNRFLTAFVCEKDPEKLDYNIGLITILGIGLHSFIDGFIYSVSFTVSIFTGFLATTGMVLHEFPEGIITYLVLIKSGFSERSSFLMSFLAAALTTPLGMLVSYPLISRINQSKLGALLALSGGALIYVGATHLLPKAEEEHKKFSLIVLATGILVAIVIILSKT; this is translated from the coding sequence ATGGAAAATACATTTTGGATAGGTTTTTTTTGGAGTCTTTTTGCTACTATTGTTACTTCTGCCGGTATATATACAATACGTAAATTTGCAGATTGGGGTAAAAATAATACCACCTATTTTATATGTTTTGCCGTAGGTGTACTTATCTCCTCTTCATTTCTTCACATTATACCAAAGTCTTTTTCCATGAATCCACAAGCTCCCAAATATCTTTTAGGAGGCTTCTTTGGATTATATATGTTTAACCGCTTCCTAACTGCATTCGTTTGCGAAAAAGACCCAGAGAAATTGGATTATAACATTGGCCTCATAACAATACTGGGGATTGGTTTACACTCTTTCATTGATGGATTTATTTATTCAGTTTCTTTCACTGTAAGTATTTTCACAGGATTCTTGGCGACTACAGGTATGGTCTTGCATGAATTCCCTGAAGGCATAATCACTTATTTAGTATTAATTAAGAGTGGATTTAGCGAACGTTCCTCTTTCCTTATGTCCTTTCTAGCCGCAGCCCTTACAACGCCTCTAGGCATGCTTGTTTCATATCCTCTAATCAGCAGGATCAATCAGTCAAAGCTTGGTGCCCTACTAGCACTCTCTGGAGGAGCCTTGATCTATGTGGGTGCTACTCATCTTTTACCCAAGGCAGAAGAGGAGCATAAGAAGTTTAGTTTAATTGTCTTAGCTACAGGTATTCTAGTTGCTATAGTTATTATTTTATCAAAGACTTGA
- a CDS encoding ferritin-like domain-containing protein, translating into MGTRSREIVDLDVNELLKLLNSAYADEWLAYYQYWIGAQVVKGPMREGTVAELLQHATEEFTHAQWVSDRIIQLGGTPPISPEELLKITHCGYDAPLDPYVEEILKQNIKGEQCAISVYKNIMDVTKDKDMVTYNMALKILEQEEEHEEDLQAILEDIEIMRKRFRG; encoded by the coding sequence ATGGGAACAAGAAGTAGAGAGATTGTAGATCTAGACGTAAATGAGCTTCTAAAATTATTGAACAGCGCCTATGCAGATGAATGGCTTGCATATTATCAGTATTGGATAGGAGCTCAGGTTGTAAAAGGACCTATGAGAGAAGGGACAGTTGCAGAATTGTTGCAGCATGCAACTGAAGAATTTACCCATGCACAGTGGGTCAGTGACAGGATAATCCAACTGGGAGGAACTCCGCCTATTTCTCCAGAGGAGCTTCTCAAAATAACTCACTGTGGCTATGATGCACCACTCGATCCATATGTGGAAGAGATATTAAAACAAAATATAAAAGGTGAACAGTGTGCCATAAGTGTATATAAAAATATAATGGACGTTACAAAGGACAAGGATATGGTAACTTATAATATGGCCCTTAAAATACTTGAGCAGGAAGAAGAACATGAAGAAGATCTTCAGGCGATTTTAGAGGATATTGAAATTATGAGGAAAAGGTTTAGAGGTTAA
- a CDS encoding energy transducer TonB, with amino-acid sequence MKNLVISVFLHITILYTVVLMNSNRVNIDTLGDKVSVNIVNIVSKQNPSTGNKKSVKKIKKGNRENIVPKGDFTQKNAETTKKKEQTYKNEKKQTEQIKSEKKTSENPVESQQSKELSHGKADGNSDKDVTVEIKTDTDENKIADSSNEIGEGFDKLSDGSIVAKNQGVPGLKYGFISNPDPEYPVIAKKLGFGGEILVKVRMLVDEDGSIEEIKFYSEKDKFGFSEEVRKTLTNWKLTPVKVGDKNIKMYLFKTFRFKLKS; translated from the coding sequence ATGAAAAATCTAGTGATATCAGTATTTTTACATATAACAATCTTATACACAGTTGTGCTCATGAATTCAAACAGGGTAAATATTGACACTTTGGGGGACAAAGTTAGCGTAAACATAGTCAACATCGTCAGTAAGCAGAATCCCTCTACAGGAAATAAAAAATCTGTCAAAAAGATAAAAAAAGGTAATAGGGAGAATATAGTTCCAAAGGGGGACTTCACTCAAAAAAATGCAGAAACAACTAAAAAGAAGGAACAAACCTATAAAAATGAAAAAAAGCAGACAGAACAGATAAAAAGCGAAAAAAAGACCTCTGAAAATCCCGTGGAATCTCAACAGAGTAAAGAGCTGTCTCACGGAAAAGCTGATGGAAATTCGGATAAGGATGTGACAGTAGAGATCAAAACAGATACAGATGAGAACAAAATAGCAGACTCCTCTAATGAAATAGGCGAGGGCTTTGACAAACTGTCAGATGGAAGTATCGTGGCAAAGAACCAGGGAGTACCTGGACTAAAGTACGGGTTCATATCAAATCCGGACCCTGAGTATCCGGTGATTGCAAAAAAACTTGGATTTGGTGGTGAGATTCTTGTGAAGGTGAGGATGCTGGTTGATGAAGACGGGAGTATAGAGGAGATCAAATTTTATAGTGAAAAAGACAAATTTGGATTTAGTGAGGAAGTGAGAAAAACCCTCACAAACTGGAAACTAACACCGGTAAAGGTAGGGGACAAGAATATAAAAATGTATCTTTTTAAGACCTTTAGATTTAAATTGAAAAGCTAA
- a CDS encoding TonB-dependent receptor codes for MRGKMLLGVFLICASLAMGAENEFFQEESIVTTRLEESVITSERFETTARNTPKNTTIITREDIEKKGAKDVIEALKGVPGINAKNGFGSGSVDIRGQGDTQVSNVLILVDGVPQNSLDLSGPRIRNIAIQNVERIEVIPSGGAVLYGDGAVGGVVNIITRSKASNEGYGSVSMEAGSDGMFNYGASYSGKASENVMINLSYFDNNKDGYRENGDYDTKSFEVGGKYLISETESILFKYARNEEEYGMPGSLTKSEVDADRTQAESSLEYGTNDVDSYTMSGNKAITENLEFLMDFNYKEGDSYFKNDGGIYTYDRTDDSKQLTVKPMLKFTYAEDSYLIGGFSYLNGETITEYPDYNLSSKYEKEAKGYFILNKYTWNKLQFTQGYRHEDTKYEFSDGAEFLNDKDYNNRAAELAVNYLYSDTGSTFISFNKGFRTAKTDELYSESADNILEPQTFETIELGVKDYIFNSYISTSIFKTLTEDEIFYNKLEYQNENIDGETERLGLEIFAEQYLGKFTLRESFTYIDHEIKDGDYEGNEIPGVSSHQYSIGGTYDYNSNLSFDTGLNYYGSAYASADFDNSVGKVDSYITVDFKVSYDFKNGLFLYGGVDNIFGEEYYEYVGYTTVSGYTDNKSYYPASERTYYVGAKYNF; via the coding sequence ATGAGGGGAAAAATGTTATTGGGAGTATTTCTTATCTGTGCTTCACTCGCAATGGGAGCAGAGAATGAATTTTTTCAGGAAGAAAGTATAGTAACCACAAGGTTGGAAGAGAGTGTTATAACCTCAGAAAGATTTGAAACTACAGCAAGGAACACACCCAAAAATACCACTATTATCACCAGAGAAGATATCGAGAAAAAAGGTGCAAAAGATGTCATCGAAGCTTTAAAAGGAGTACCAGGTATCAATGCAAAAAATGGTTTCGGAAGTGGTTCTGTGGATATTAGAGGTCAAGGTGACACTCAGGTTTCTAATGTATTGATTCTTGTAGATGGGGTTCCACAAAATTCTTTAGATTTGTCAGGACCGAGGATAAGAAATATCGCAATACAAAATGTTGAGAGAATTGAGGTTATTCCTTCTGGGGGAGCTGTTCTTTATGGTGATGGTGCCGTAGGTGGAGTTGTAAATATTATTACACGTTCAAAGGCTTCAAATGAAGGTTACGGTAGCGTGTCTATGGAAGCAGGATCAGATGGGATGTTTAATTACGGAGCTTCCTATTCAGGAAAAGCTTCTGAAAATGTTATGATTAATTTAAGTTATTTTGATAATAATAAAGACGGTTATAGGGAAAATGGAGATTATGATACCAAAAGCTTTGAAGTGGGAGGAAAATATCTTATATCAGAAACTGAAAGTATTTTATTCAAATATGCTAGGAATGAGGAAGAATACGGTATGCCAGGGTCTCTGACTAAATCAGAAGTAGATGCAGACAGGACACAGGCCGAAAGTTCTCTAGAATATGGGACAAATGATGTAGATTCTTATACTATGTCTGGTAACAAGGCTATAACTGAAAACTTAGAATTTCTTATGGACTTTAACTATAAAGAGGGAGATTCATATTTTAAAAATGATGGCGGTATATACACTTACGACAGAACAGATGACTCGAAACAGCTCACAGTTAAGCCTATGTTGAAATTTACCTATGCTGAAGACAGTTATCTAATTGGTGGATTTAGTTATTTAAATGGAGAAACTATAACTGAGTATCCTGATTATAATTTAAGTAGTAAGTACGAAAAAGAAGCCAAGGGATATTTTATATTAAACAAATATACCTGGAATAAGCTTCAGTTTACTCAGGGGTATAGGCATGAAGATACTAAATATGAATTTTCAGATGGGGCAGAATTTTTGAACGATAAAGATTATAACAACAGAGCAGCTGAATTAGCTGTAAATTATCTTTATTCAGATACAGGAAGTACATTTATAAGTTTTAATAAGGGTTTTAGGACTGCCAAGACTGATGAACTTTATAGTGAATCAGCAGATAACATTTTAGAACCTCAAACATTTGAAACAATTGAGTTAGGAGTGAAAGACTACATTTTTAATTCTTATATAAGCACCAGCATATTTAAAACGCTTACTGAAGATGAAATTTTTTATAATAAGTTGGAGTACCAAAATGAAAATATAGATGGCGAAACTGAAAGGTTAGGTCTAGAAATTTTTGCTGAACAGTATTTGGGTAAATTTACTTTAAGAGAATCATTTACTTATATAGATCATGAAATCAAAGATGGAGATTATGAAGGGAATGAAATACCGGGAGTTTCTTCACATCAATATTCAATAGGTGGAACTTACGATTATAATAGTAATCTTTCCTTTGATACTGGCCTGAACTATTATGGAAGTGCTTATGCTTCAGCTGACTTTGATAATAGTGTTGGCAAAGTAGACTCTTATATAACGGTTGATTTTAAGGTCAGTTATGACTTTAAAAATGGTTTATTTCTTTATGGTGGGGTAGATAATATATTTGGCGAAGAATATTATGAATATGTTGGTTATACAACTGTTTCAGGATATACAGATAACAAAAGTTATTATCCGGCAAGCGAGAGAACTTACTATGTAGGAGCAAAATACAATTTCTAA
- a CDS encoding cobalamin adenosyltransferase: MHCFPDICYKSKVCDLTDEIDILSSFAGQAFGQCENKSMKEDLLKILNLTYRLMGKLRDNCDFVKEDKLMLKEIKNRYDKKGEKIRKHIFILPQGDLLAGNLHICRALSKKVSRMFSKAKSEITFEASEIEEAINMLSDIFYNMALCTNYENNVEEIPVVLIPERK; the protein is encoded by the coding sequence ATGCATTGTTTTCCAGATATCTGCTATAAAAGTAAGGTATGTGATCTGACAGATGAAATAGATATACTTTCCTCCTTTGCAGGACAGGCCTTTGGACAGTGTGAAAACAAGAGTATGAAAGAAGATCTTCTAAAAATACTAAACCTTACCTACAGACTTATGGGGAAGCTGAGAGACAACTGTGATTTTGTAAAAGAGGATAAATTGATGCTAAAAGAGATAAAAAATAGGTATGATAAAAAAGGTGAAAAAATCAGAAAGCACATATTTATACTGCCCCAGGGAGATCTTTTGGCTGGAAATCTGCATATCTGCAGGGCTTTGTCCAAAAAAGTATCCCGAATGTTTTCCAAGGCAAAAAGTGAAATAACATTTGAGGCCTCTGAGATAGAAGAAGCCATCAATATGCTCAGTGATATTTTTTACAATATGGCTCTGTGTACAAATTATGAAAATAATGTTGAGGAAATTCCAGTGGTGCTAATTCCCGAAAGAAAATAA
- a CDS encoding TIM barrel protein produces MKLLSFIPSDKNLDFFQNNINEYIDDLGFDGIETMAGSYYPISIFKSVNVKGIHLMYFPTWLEFWNGDRETLIEDFVDEDGIKGYYGGLSREVMLDYYKDEFKRAKELGVEYMVFHVSHVRPRDIFTYEFDYSNMEVLAAAVDLVNEVFKGEGPLLLFENLWWPGLNLKSVKQTEFFLESINYKNKGLLLDISHLLCSDKNIKSIESGVGFLREKINSLGELKNQIKGIHLNFSSSGEYLEEDFSEIQEKWEGSGRIERYHIEVSHVKNIDTHQPFESYEILDILKEIPYSYLVFELAYRSIEELTEKIKKQMKYLNQPT; encoded by the coding sequence ATGAAATTACTTAGTTTTATACCCTCAGATAAAAACTTAGATTTTTTTCAAAATAATATCAATGAGTACATAGATGATCTTGGCTTTGATGGGATTGAAACAATGGCAGGTTCCTACTATCCCATCTCTATATTCAAATCAGTCAATGTCAAAGGAATACATCTGATGTATTTTCCCACATGGCTTGAATTCTGGAATGGAGACAGAGAGACTCTCATAGAGGATTTTGTTGATGAAGATGGGATAAAGGGATATTACGGAGGCTTAAGTAGAGAAGTTATGCTAGATTACTACAAAGACGAGTTTAAAAGAGCAAAAGAATTAGGGGTTGAATATATGGTCTTTCACGTGTCTCATGTAAGACCTAGGGACATTTTTACCTATGAGTTTGATTATTCCAATATGGAGGTTTTAGCAGCAGCAGTGGACCTTGTAAATGAAGTGTTTAAAGGGGAAGGCCCTTTACTTCTTTTTGAAAATCTCTGGTGGCCCGGTCTGAACCTGAAATCTGTAAAGCAAACTGAATTTTTTTTGGAGTCCATAAACTACAAAAATAAAGGACTTCTTTTAGATATATCCCACCTGCTCTGTTCAGATAAAAATATTAAAAGCATAGAATCTGGAGTGGGTTTTTTAAGGGAGAAAATAAACTCTCTCGGTGAATTGAAAAATCAAATAAAGGGTATTCATCTTAATTTTTCATCATCTGGGGAGTATCTGGAAGAAGATTTTTCAGAAATCCAGGAAAAATGGGAAGGATCAGGAAGAATAGAAAGGTATCATATAGAGGTTTCCCATGTTAAAAATATTGATACTCATCAACCTTTTGAATCCTATGAAATTTTAGATATATTGAAGGAGATTCCTTATAGCTATCTTGTGTTTGAGCTTGCTTACAGAAGTATAGAAGAACTGACCGAAAAAATTAAAAAACAGATGAAATATTTAAACCAGCCGACATAA
- a CDS encoding helical backbone metal receptor encodes MKNKILNLIFILFGLTSVASYSYINVQGINFYSKNEIENIGFQEADGILKIQNHKFILGDDYVESQGVRIDFQKITLKKNDEKYYNSFFIDGLKNTDLKNSKKLKNIISLSPGITEKIYDLKMEGALVGRTSFCRYPKEASKIESMGSLMEPNLEKVMSKRPQIVLMESHYNQNFVKKLKSIGIKYLVYQTPKGIEDVYNEYIEVSRAIGVPKRGVIVAADLKSRVASYHYKNKAIKNKPKVYFVVGAGNGEYTAGRKTFINDLINISGGRNIAGSREGWKYSLEELIVNDPDYIIGGTNNIKILKSSPEYKPLSAVKNVRLYEVDEHIFVLPGSRAIKEGIPQLMKIFNEQ; translated from the coding sequence ATGAAAAATAAAATTTTAAATTTAATATTTATTTTGTTTGGTTTAACATCTGTAGCTAGTTATTCTTATATAAATGTCCAGGGAATAAATTTTTATTCAAAAAATGAAATAGAAAATATAGGATTTCAGGAAGCAGACGGTATTTTAAAGATTCAAAATCATAAGTTTATTCTAGGAGATGACTACGTGGAATCTCAGGGAGTCAGAATAGATTTTCAAAAGATAACTTTAAAAAAAAATGATGAAAAATACTATAATTCATTTTTTATAGATGGATTAAAAAATACTGACCTGAAAAACAGTAAAAAATTAAAAAATATCATATCCCTTTCTCCAGGGATAACAGAGAAGATATATGATCTTAAAATGGAAGGGGCGCTAGTAGGGAGGACATCTTTCTGCAGATATCCGAAAGAGGCATCTAAAATAGAGTCAATGGGCTCTCTTATGGAGCCAAACCTTGAAAAAGTAATGTCTAAAAGACCCCAGATAGTTCTCATGGAGTCACATTATAATCAAAATTTTGTAAAAAAACTAAAATCCATAGGAATAAAATATTTAGTCTATCAGACTCCCAAAGGTATAGAGGATGTTTATAATGAATATATAGAGGTAAGCAGGGCTATAGGGGTTCCTAAAAGGGGAGTTATCGTTGCTGCCGATTTAAAAAGCAGAGTAGCGTCTTACCATTATAAAAATAAAGCTATTAAGAATAAGCCTAAAGTGTATTTTGTTGTGGGAGCTGGTAACGGAGAATATACAGCCGGCAGAAAAACTTTTATAAACGACCTGATAAATATTTCAGGAGGAAGGAATATAGCCGGAAGCAGGGAAGGTTGGAAATATAGCCTAGAAGAACTTATTGTAAATGATCCCGACTACATTATAGGGGGCACAAATAACATAAAGATACTCAAATCGTCACCTGAATACAAGCCACTATCTGCGGTAAAAAATGTAAGGCTTTATGAAGTAGATGAGCATATTTTCGTACTCCCAGGATCTAGAGCAATCAAAGAGGGAATACCTCAGCTCATGAAAATTTTTAATGAACAGTAG